GGCATACTCGAACGCCGTCACCGAACGTCGCGATGGCCCGACGAGAACGACGTCCTGCGCGAGCTCAGCCAGCGGCAGATCGCTCGCCGAGTCGGTGAAGAAGCGTCCCAAGCGTCCGGTCGGGTGCGCGGCCCGGTAAGCGAGAGCCTTCCGTCGTCCGACGTTGTGCGACCGGAAGCTCGGCCCGGCGTGCGAGAACACGAACTCCGACGCGTGCACCTCCGCGCCGGACACGCCGATCTCCGCCAGGAACCGCTCGGCGAGGAACCTCTCGGTGGCCGTCGTCACCAGGCACGTACCTGCGGCGCTCGCCGCACGTGCGGCGTCCACGATCTCGGCCGTGGTGTTGTCCGGTCGGGACGCGAGCCGCCGGGCCGTGCGCCGAGCCAGCCGTCGGTACTCGTCTTCCGACATCCCTCGCAGCGCGAGGTGCACGATCGCCCGATTGCACCGCGGCCGCAGTTCCCCCTCCGCGGTCGCCGGCGCCGCGACCGCAGCGAGGACGCCCACCGGGAGAGCCAACCACGGCCGGGTGCGCAGCCGGGCGATGATCAGCGTGGCCATCGTGTCGGCGCGACTGAGCACCCCGTCCAGGTCGAAGACCGTGATCACTCGTCCTCCACGGCCCGCTCGATGAGCAGGGAGACGCGGTCGGAGCGGTAGACGTCGACGGCGTACTCGACGCACTCGCCCGAGTCGATGAACGTGCGGCGGGTGAGCTGCAAACCTCCGGCCGCCTGACGGGCTCCGAGGTGCGCGCTCGTCTCGGCATCCAGGACCACGACCTCGAGCTCGGCTGACGTCCGGGCGAGCCGGAGATCGAACCGGCGACGGATCTCCTCCCACAGCGACCCGCTGAGGTCTCCCTCCAGCAGGCCGGGAACCAGGTCGGCGCGGTAGTAGGTCGTCTCGACGGCGAGCGGCTCGTCATCGGAGCGCCGCAGGCGCTGCAGCGCGTATACCCGATGCCCGGGCGCGACACCGAGGCCGGTGGCGACCTCGGCGTCGGCCGGTCGCTCCTCGGCCCAGAAGAGCTCGGCTCCGGGGTTCCGCCCCGCGCGGGCGACCTCCTGCGAGAACGACCCGAGGCGGAGCTGCACACGCGGGGCGGAGACGAACGTGCCGCGGGTCGCGTCGCGGTGCACCCGGCCGTCCTGCTCGAGCACGCCGAGTGCGCGCCGCAGGGTCATGCGACTGACGCCGAGCTCGACGCAGAGGTCGCGCTCGGGTGGAAGGGGAGAGCCCGGAGCGAACTCGCCCGATTCGATGCGCGCGCGCAGTGCGGTCGCGATGCGCAGGTACGCCGGCTCGCCGCCTCTCGCCGAGGGGGAGGAGTCCGGGTCCGTGCTCACGCCTGACACGCTACCCGCTGGCCGTCATCCTTCGCGCCGGCGGACGAGTTCCGACACGACGACTCCCGTCCGAAACGCGGAGCTCTCCACGAGGTCGAACCGCTCCGGACGGTACGGCCGTTCGCCGAACAGCGGGATGCCGTCGCCGAAGAACAGCGGCTGCCGCTTGAGCACGAGCCGATCGATCTCGTCGGCGAGCGTCGCGGCCAGGGCCCCACCGCCGCACAGCCAGATCGCTCCACCCTCCTCGTTCTTGAGCCGCTCGACCACGGCGCGCGGATCCTCGGACGTCACCTCGAGGTTCTCGCCGTCTGCTGTGTGCGTGCGACTGAACACGATCTGCCGGAGGTGGCGGTAGGGGCTGGGCACTCCGCCGACGGCATAGGTGTTCCAGCCCATCAGCACCGTGTCGAACTCGGTGCGCTCCTGACGGATGCCGAGTGCGGCGGCCGCGTCGGTCGGGATCGTGTCGGCGAAGCGATCGTTGATGGCATCCATGTGGTCTCCCTCGACCAGGAAGGCATCGAACTCGCCGTTCGGACCGGCGATGTAGCCGTCGAGCGTGACGGCGACGTAGTACACGAGTTCTCGCATGATCTCTCCATTCACCACAGTTGTCGTACATGAAACTACAACGGATGTAGTGATTCTGCAATCGTCAGATGCCTGTTGACAGCAGGCGGGGGAGAGGACTAGCTTCTTGGTATATACCAAGATGGTCTATACCAACCCGTCCGAAGAAGGTCGCGCCATGGAACCCACCGCATCATCCACCCCGGCATCCGGTGAGAGTACGACCCGCATGAAGCGGGAGCTGGGCCTCTACGCATCGTTCGCCGTGGCCTTCGGCTTCGTGTCGATCGCGACCGGCATCTTCACCACCTACGGTGCGGTGCTGGGCAGCAGCGGGCCGCGGGGGATCTGGGCCTGGCCCATCGCCGTCGTCGGCCAGACCATGGTCGCGCTCATCTTCGGCGCCCTCGCCGCGCGCATCCCGATCAGCGGCTATGCCTACCAGTGGGTGTCGCGCCTCGCGAATCCGATCCTCGGATGGCTGACCGGATGGGTGTCGTTCGCGTTCCTCGTGATCGTCGTGGTGGCGGTGGACTACACCATCGCGGCAACGATCCTCCCCGAGCTCTTCGGCTACAGCCCGACACCGGCGAACTGCTGGGTGATCACCGCCGTCGTCATGCTCCTCCAGGCCATCCTCGTCGCGATCAGCACCAAGGTCACCAACCGGGTGAACGAGGTCGCGGTCACGGTGCAGATCATCGGGATGATCGGCATCACGGTGCTGCTCTTCGCCGTCGGCGCCGCGCTCGGCCGCCTCGACTTCACGCAGCTCTTCGCCACCGCACCGGTCGCCGAGGCCGGCTACTGGGACTTCGGCGGTCTCACCGACGCAGGACCCTTCCCCCTCGCCTTCCTGCTCGGGGCCTTCACGATCGTGGGGTTCGAATCGGCCGCCAACCTCGCCGAGGAGACGAAGAACCCCGAGCGTGTCATCCCGCGCGCCATGGTGCAGGCGGTCATCGCGCTCGGAGTGCTCGGGATGCTGTTCCTGATCGCGGTGACCGCTCTCGCGGGGGACACGACCGAGCTCGCGAAGTCCGCCACACCGGTCGCGACCGTCATCACCTCCGTGCTCGGACCCGTCGTCGGCAAGGCTCTGCTGGTGCTCGTGGTGATCTCGATCTTCTCCTGCGGACTCGTGATCACCCTCAGCGGCACCCGCCTGATCTGGGCGATGTCGCGGGACGAGCGCTTCCCCGCCTGGCAGCTCCTGCGGCGCGTGCACCGCAGCCGGCACACGCCGGTCGCGGCGACGCTCGGCTACCTCGTCATCACGCAGGCGATCCTGGCGCTCTTCAGCGGCACGGCCGACGCGCTCTTCATCCTGTTCTCCGCGGCGACGCTCCTGCCGGCGATCATCTACGCGGGCACCGTGCTGCTGTACATCGTGAAGAGGAAGTCGCTCCCGGCCAGCAAGGGCTTCACCCTGGGTCGCTGGGAGGTCCCGGTGCTGATCCTCGCCAGCGTCTGGCTGGTCTACGAGCTCCTCATCTTCCGGGACGTGTCCTTCGAGCAGCCGCGACTGTACGTCGGGATCATGCTCGTCATCGGCATCGCCTACCTCGTCTATCTGCTCGTCACGCGCGGCCGGAAGGGGCTGACCATGCCCGACATGGCCGACGTCGACCGCGCCTTCGATGAAGACACAGCCACCCCGACCGCGTAAGACTGCTCGTAACCACTGAAGGAAGAACCACCATGTCGTCGCACTCTCCGTCCCGCCCCGTCGCCATCATCGGCGGAGGAATCGTGGGATCGGCCCTGCTGTACACGCTCGCGCACCGGGGGGTCGACGCCGTGCTCCTCGAGTCCGAATCCGCCCTCGCGCTCGGGGCGAGCGGCACCAACTCCGGCGTCCTGCACACCGGATTCGACTCGACTCCCGGGCAGCTCGAGACCGCGCTGATCCTGCGCGCGGCCCGCATCCGCCCGGCGGTGCTCGATGCTCTCGGGGTTCCGGTGCTCCACACCGGCGCTGAGCTCGTGCCGCACTCCGCCGAGGACCACGAGACCGTGCGCGCCCTCGCAGAGAACGCCGCTGCGAACGGCGTGGAGGTCGAGGTGCGCGGGTCCGACGGCGCGCTGCTCGTGCCGGGCGAGTCGGTCAGCGATCCCGTGGCGTTCGCGCTCGCGCTCGCCGCGTCCGCCGTCGCAGCGGGCGCGCGGATCGAGCTCGAGGCGCGCGTGACGGCGATCTCTCCGATCGCCGACGGCCTGGCGCTGGAGACCGCGGACGGCAGACGCCTCGAGGTCGCCGCCGCGATCAACGCCGCCGGCCTGTATGCCGACGAGGTCGCGCGACTGGTGGGCGATGACTCGTTCGAGATCTATCCCCGCAAGGGCGAGTTCTTCGTGTTCGAGCTGCCCGACGGGCAGACGCTCGACCGCATCATCCTGCCCGTGCCGACCAAGCGCACCAAGGGGGTGCTCGTCTTCCCGACCCTCGACGGCAAGGTCGTGGCCGGACCCACGGCCGTGGACCTCGACGACAAGGACGACTGGTCGGTGCGGCCGGAGGCGCGCGACGAGATCCTCGCGAAGGCCGTGCAGCAGTATCCCGCACTCGACGGCCTCGAGCCCGTCGCCAGCTACGCGGGCCTGCGTCCGGCGGGACGGGGCAGCAACTACGTGATCGGCCGGTCGGAGAAGAACGACCGGCTCATCAACGTCGCAGCGATCCGGTCGACGGGTCTCACGGCCTCCCTGGGCATCGCCGACCACGTGGCGGAGATGCTTCCCGAGCTCGGCATCGAGGTCCGCGAACTGCGTCCGTCCACGGTTGCGGCGACACCGGCATCCGACGGCCCGTGGTGGCTCCGCACCGCGCGCCACCACCGCACCCCCACCCTCTGAACCCGTGGGGCGGAGGGATCGAGCCTCCGCCCCACGCTCCACGCTCCACCGAAGGAACACCATGACCACCGTTCTGGCGATCGATCAGGGCACATCCGGCACCAAGGCCGTCGTCGTCGATGAGGCCGGCGAGGTGCTCGCCCTCAGCGAGGTGTCGGTGCGCCCGACCTATCTGCCCGGCGGCGGCGTCGAGCACGACCCGCAGGCGGTCCTCGACTCGGTGCTGCGCGCCGGACGGATCGCCGCCAACCAGGCGAAGGCCGACATCGACATCGTCACGCTCGCGAACCAGGGCGAGACGGTGCTGGCCTGGGATCCCGACACCGGCCTGCCGCTGTCGAACATGATCGTGTGGCAGGACCGGCGATCCGAGTCGGTGTGCGCGGAGCTGCGCGACCACGCCGACGACATCGCCACGCGCACGGGGCTCGTCCTCGACCCGTACTTCAGCGCTCCGAAGCAGGCCTGGCTCCGGCGCAACGTCACCCGCGAAGGCGTCGTCACGACCTCCGACACCTGGCTGCTGCATCAGCTCACGGGCGAGTTCGTGACGGATGCCTCGACCGCCAGCCGCTCGCTGGTGATGGACCTCGACACCGCGACGTGGGACGCCGGACTGCTCGACCTCTTCGGTCTCGGCGACGAGCGGATGCCGGCGATCCTCGCCTGCGACGACATCGCCGGGTCCACCACCGCCTTCGGCGGCACCGCCGCGGTCGGCGGACTCATCGTGGACCAGCAGGCCGCGCTCGTCGCACAGAACTGCCTGCGGCCGGGCGAGGCGAAGTGCACCTTCGGAACCGGCGCCTTCCTGCTCGCGAACACGGGTCGCACCGCGGTCCGGTCCTCGGCGAACCTGTCGTCGTCGGTCGCGTGGCGGCAGGGCGGACAGAACACCTACTGCCTCGACGGACAGGTCTACACCGCGGCATCCGCTGTGCAGTGGCTCGAGAAGCTGACGTTCATCGACACCGCGGCCGACCTCGACCGCGTCGCCGCCGACGACGCCCATGGCGTGCTGTGCGTGCCGGCGCTCGCCGGACTCGCGGCTCCCTGGTGGCGGCCGGATGCCACGGCGACCTTCACCGGCATGACCCTGTCGACCGGCAGCGAGCACCTCGTGCGCGCGGTCCTGGAGGGGATCGCCGCGCAGGTCGCCGAGCTCGCTCGAGCCATGGCATCCGATCTCGGTCAGCCGCTGCAGCGTCTGCGGGTCGACGGGGGCCTCACGCAGAGCCGTGTGCTCATGCAGGCCGTCGCCGACCTGATGCGCATTCCCGTGGACGTGTATCCCTCGCAGCACGCGACGCCGCTCGGTGCGGCCGCCCTCGCGCGCTGCGCGATGAACCCGGAGCTCGCGCTCGACGACGCGATCGTCGCGTGGTCGCCGTCGCACACCTTCGAGCCGCAGTGGACGGATGCCCGTGCTTCCGAGTTCTCCGATCGCTGGCGGTCCGTCGCCGATTCCCTCGTCTGAATCCCGCCCGCACACGAACCCAGGAGTGACCCGTGGCCCTCGACCCCGTCGCGTACCAGCCCTACCAAGACCCCGACGACTTCATCCGCGAGGTGACCGACCTCATCTGGGTCGACCGTTCGATCAGCTTCATCCGTGAGAACTACGAGCCCGACTCGATCGTGCACGGCGGGTTCGGCACGGCGACGACGCGCGAGGAGGTGCTCGAGGGCACGCTCATGCGCATCGCCGAGTCGCCGGACCGGGTCAGCCAGACCGAGGACATCGTCTGGGAGCCCCGCGGGGACGATGCCTTCCTCAGCTCGCACCTGGTGGTCGTCGGCGACCTGCTCTCGCCGCGCGTGAGCCGCACGATCGCCAACTGCCTCTACCGCCGCGGTCGCATGGTCGAGGAGTGGGTCGTGCGCGACACCCTCGCCGAAGCGCTGCAGGACGGACTCGACCCCGACGAGGTCGCGAGGGATCACGCGTTCCGGGGGTACGTGGCGAGCTGGACCGACCCCGCGCCGGTCGATCCGATCTCTGCGGGCGACTCCGGTGTGCGACCCGACGAGCACCGTGCCGACGTCGAGACCGTGCTCGAGATGATCGGGACCGTGTGGAACGACCGCGACCTTCGTGCCGTCGAGCGGTTCTTCCACCGGGACCTGACTCTCCTCACCGTGGGGAACCGGCACATCATCCGTCCGGAGGGATATCGCCGCGCCCTGCTCGCACTGCTCGAGTCCTTCCCCGCGGGGACGTTCGAGGTGCGCGACGTGCAGGCGCATCACGACATCCGCTACGCCGGCACGCGCGTCGCCGTGACATGGAAGTTGGTCGGCGACTACACCGGCGTGCCGAACTACGGGCCTCTCACGGGAAAGCCCGTCGACCTGCTCGGCATCTCGCAGTTCACCCTGCATCAGGGCGCCATCGTGAAGGAGGTGCGGCTGTGGGACGACGTCGCGCTCCGCACGCAGATCGCGAGCATGCGCGGCGACGAGCCGGTGGGGCCGTCCAACATCTACTGACGCTCGCCGCCGGCGCCCTCGATCCCAGAGAAGAGGGACATGGCCGCCGCCGAGGAGGCCATGTCAGCGCCAGGGATCGAGGCCGTGCTTGCCGATCGTCGACCCGGCTTCGAGTCGGGCGAGCACCGCGGGGCCCTCGTCGAGCGCGTGCATCTGCGGGGAGCCGGGGGTGTAGACGCCCTGCGCGATGAGATCGTCGAGCTCCGTGAGCAGATCGCGGTACGCGGCGCGCGCTGCGGCTGCCAGCGCGCCGATGTGCAGGCCGCGCAGCTGTGCGTGATGCTCGAAGATCAGCTCCTGCGTCGACACAAGGGCGGGGCCCGAGGCGGAGCCGAAGATCACCACTCGTCCGGTGAAGGGCTTCGCGACCGCCAGGCTGACGCCGAGAGTCGCCTGTCCGACGGATTCGAGCACGAGGTCGACGGGTCCGACCGCGTGGAGCACCGTCTCCCCGAGATCGGGCCGTCGGCTGTCGAGGATCACGTCGGCTCCCAGCGTTCGGAGCACATCGTGCTTCGCGGATGCCGCGGATGCCACGACGCGCGCACCGTGGTGGCGGGCGAGACGGACCGCGGCCTGACCGACGCCACCCGCCGCAGCGTGGATGAGGACCGTCTCTCCCCGTTCGAGACCGCCCACGGTGCGCAACGCGGCGGCCGCGGTCGCCCAGTTGAGGATCATGCCGAGGGTCTGCGCGTCGCTCCAGCCCGCGGGCACCCTGATCGATTCCGCCGCCGTCACCGCCGCGTACTCGGCGAAAGCACCCGGCCCGCTCCCGATGATGCGCGTGCCGAGAGGCAGCGGGTCCGCGACGCGAGGGCCGATCTCGACGATCTCCCCCACCGCCTCGAAGCCCGCGCGATACGGCGCCTGCGGACCGCCGCCGTAGATCCCACGGGTCTGCGAGACGTCGGCGAAGTTCACGCCCGCGGCGCCGACCCGGATCAGATACTCACCCGGCGCGGGTCGGGGTCGGGGCACCCGCAGGAGGATCAGGTCCTCGGGACCGTCGAGTGTCTGCTGAACGAGGGCACGCATGTCGGTGTGAGTGTCGCGCATGCCGAGAATCTACGAGCCTGCCACCAGTGGCAAGGTCAACCCCCGTCGACCCGGCTCTCCAACTCGTCGAGGTAGGCATCGAGAGCGTCCTCCTGCTCCCGAAGCGCGGCGATGCGCGTGGAGAGGCGATCGCGATAGCGCTGCACGTCGCGCAGCAGCTCCTCGTCGGTGACGTGCTGCCCCTGCGTCTCCTGCAGCACCCGTCGGATGAGCCGCACGGGCAGGCCGGAGTCGAGCAAAGAGCGGATCGTGAGCACGCGATCCACGGTCCCTGCACAGTAGTCGCGGTATCCGCCCTCCGTGCGACCGGGCACGATCAGGCCCTGGTCCTCGTAGTACCGCAGCGATCGCGGGCTGGTGCCGCTGATCGACGCGGCCTCGGAGATCCTCATTCCTCGACCGCCCGTGCGGCCGGCACGCGGAGCGCGGGGAGCAGCACGAAGTCGACGAGCTCCGCGACCGCTTCGGCCTCGAGGGAGCGCTGACGGAGCATCACGCTGCCGAAGGCCGCGGTGGGCACGATGCCGGCGACGAGCGCCACCGGCACGTCGGCGGGAACCGTGCCGCGCTCGATCCACCGCTCGATCACGGCGACCAGTGCGGCCACCGGAGGCTCGCCGATGGTCCGGTATGCCACGTCACGCAGCTCCGGGTCGCGTCCGATCTCGCTCAGCAGGCTCGCGAGCACGTGTCCCGAGCGCTCGTCCGATCGGGCGAAGTGCATCGCGGCGGCGATCAGATCCCCGCGCAGGGTTCCGGTGTCGGGGGTCTCGGTCGTGATGTGCAGGGCGCGCACGGCGGCCACGACGAGATCGACCTTCGAGCTCCACCGTCGGTAGATCGCCGACTTGCCGCACTGGGCCCGCTGAGCGACGCCGGCGATCGTCGTTCCCGCATATCCGCTCTCGACCAGCAGATCCTGCGTGGCGAGGAGGATCCCGCGCTCGACTTCGGGATCGCGCGGACGACCCGATGCCCTCGACTCTTCGCCACTGTCCATGAGCACCCATTGTACATTCCGGGACCGGCTGGTACCGTAATGCAATAACGGGACCGTTGAGAACCGTAATACCTCCTCGGTCCATCTTCATCGACCAAGGAGCACGCCATGACCGCATCACCCACCGCCGAGCGCGTCGCATCGCGACCTCGGCTCCGTACCGCCGTCATCCTCATCACCGCCGTGATCGTCGCTGTCGCCGTGAACGCGGCCATCGCCGCCGTCGCGATCGCTGCGGGCGCACCATCGACCTACGGCCCACTCACCCTTCCCGCCTACGCCCTCTTCACGACTCTCGGTGTCGCCGCCGGGTGGGCGGGATGGGTGCTCGTCCACCGCCGCGCCCGCGACCCCCGACGCACGCTCCGAGTCCTGGTGCCGGTCCTGACGGTGCTGTCGTTCGTGCCCGACGTGCTGCTCCTCGCCTTCGGGTTCATCCCCGGCACGACCACGCCCGCCGTGATCGCCCTGATGCTGATGCATCTGGTCGTCGTCGCCGTAGCAGTGCCGGCCTCTGCGCTCGCGATGCGGATGCCGGCGCGCACCGTCTGACCCGTGCGCACATCCTCGGGAGGTACGTTGGAGATTCCGCGCGCGGTCGTCGCGCGGGGAGCTCGACGGAGGGGAACCCGGACATGCGCACATTGGTGATCGGCGCGACAGGCAGCATCGGCGGCGTGGTCGCGACCACTCTCGAGAGCCGTGGGCATGAGGTCATTCGGGCATCGCGGAACTCCGAACCCTCGGTCGATGTCACCGACCCGGCATCCGTCCGTGAGCTCTTCGCCGGACTCGACGACCTCGACGCCGTGGTGGTCGCGGTCGGTTCCGTCGGCTTCAAGCCGCTCACCGAACTCACTCGAGACGACTATCTCGCCGCGTTCACCAAGAAGACCCTCGCACAGATCGAGGTGCTCTCCCAGGCCCTTCCGCACGTGCGCGACGGCGGGTCGATCACGCTGACGAGCGGCGTGCTGGCTCGCGAGCCC
This genomic interval from Microbacterium sp. LWH11-1.2 contains the following:
- a CDS encoding ester cyclase translates to MALDPVAYQPYQDPDDFIREVTDLIWVDRSISFIRENYEPDSIVHGGFGTATTREEVLEGTLMRIAESPDRVSQTEDIVWEPRGDDAFLSSHLVVVGDLLSPRVSRTIANCLYRRGRMVEEWVVRDTLAEALQDGLDPDEVARDHAFRGYVASWTDPAPVDPISAGDSGVRPDEHRADVETVLEMIGTVWNDRDLRAVERFFHRDLTLLTVGNRHIIRPEGYRRALLALLESFPAGTFEVRDVQAHHDIRYAGTRVAVTWKLVGDYTGVPNYGPLTGKPVDLLGISQFTLHQGAIVKEVRLWDDVALRTQIASMRGDEPVGPSNIY
- a CDS encoding amino acid permease, with product MEPTASSTPASGESTTRMKRELGLYASFAVAFGFVSIATGIFTTYGAVLGSSGPRGIWAWPIAVVGQTMVALIFGALAARIPISGYAYQWVSRLANPILGWLTGWVSFAFLVIVVVAVDYTIAATILPELFGYSPTPANCWVITAVVMLLQAILVAISTKVTNRVNEVAVTVQIIGMIGITVLLFAVGAALGRLDFTQLFATAPVAEAGYWDFGGLTDAGPFPLAFLLGAFTIVGFESAANLAEETKNPERVIPRAMVQAVIALGVLGMLFLIAVTALAGDTTELAKSATPVATVITSVLGPVVGKALLVLVVISIFSCGLVITLSGTRLIWAMSRDERFPAWQLLRRVHRSRHTPVAATLGYLVITQAILALFSGTADALFILFSAATLLPAIIYAGTVLLYIVKRKSLPASKGFTLGRWEVPVLILASVWLVYELLIFRDVSFEQPRLYVGIMLVIGIAYLVYLLVTRGRKGLTMPDMADVDRAFDEDTATPTA
- a CDS encoding TetR/AcrR family transcriptional regulator gives rise to the protein MDSGEESRASGRPRDPEVERGILLATQDLLVESGYAGTTIAGVAQRAQCGKSAIYRRWSSKVDLVVAAVRALHITTETPDTGTLRGDLIAAAMHFARSDERSGHVLASLLSEIGRDPELRDVAYRTIGEPPVAALVAVIERWIERGTVPADVPVALVAGIVPTAAFGSVMLRQRSLEAEAVAELVDFVLLPALRVPAARAVEE
- a CDS encoding FGGY family carbohydrate kinase → MTTVLAIDQGTSGTKAVVVDEAGEVLALSEVSVRPTYLPGGGVEHDPQAVLDSVLRAGRIAANQAKADIDIVTLANQGETVLAWDPDTGLPLSNMIVWQDRRSESVCAELRDHADDIATRTGLVLDPYFSAPKQAWLRRNVTREGVVTTSDTWLLHQLTGEFVTDASTASRSLVMDLDTATWDAGLLDLFGLGDERMPAILACDDIAGSTTAFGGTAAVGGLIVDQQAALVAQNCLRPGEAKCTFGTGAFLLANTGRTAVRSSANLSSSVAWRQGGQNTYCLDGQVYTAASAVQWLEKLTFIDTAADLDRVAADDAHGVLCVPALAGLAAPWWRPDATATFTGMTLSTGSEHLVRAVLEGIAAQVAELARAMASDLGQPLQRLRVDGGLTQSRVLMQAVADLMRIPVDVYPSQHATPLGAAALARCAMNPELALDDAIVAWSPSHTFEPQWTDARASEFSDRWRSVADSLV
- a CDS encoding DUF6069 family protein; its protein translation is MTASPTAERVASRPRLRTAVILITAVIVAVAVNAAIAAVAIAAGAPSTYGPLTLPAYALFTTLGVAAGWAGWVLVHRRARDPRRTLRVLVPVLTVLSFVPDVLLLAFGFIPGTTTPAVIALMLMHLVVVAVAVPASALAMRMPARTV
- a CDS encoding HAD family hydrolase, which codes for MITVFDLDGVLSRADTMATLIIARLRTRPWLALPVGVLAAVAAPATAEGELRPRCNRAIVHLALRGMSEDEYRRLARRTARRLASRPDNTTAEIVDAARAASAAGTCLVTTATERFLAERFLAEIGVSGAEVHASEFVFSHAGPSFRSHNVGRRKALAYRAAHPTGRLGRFFTDSASDLPLAELAQDVVLVGPSRRSVTAFEYAGIRFRRLG
- a CDS encoding zinc-binding dehydrogenase — encoded protein: MRDTHTDMRALVQQTLDGPEDLILLRVPRPRPAPGEYLIRVGAAGVNFADVSQTRGIYGGGPQAPYRAGFEAVGEIVEIGPRVADPLPLGTRIIGSGPGAFAEYAAVTAAESIRVPAGWSDAQTLGMILNWATAAAALRTVGGLERGETVLIHAAAGGVGQAAVRLARHHGARVVASAASAKHDVLRTLGADVILDSRRPDLGETVLHAVGPVDLVLESVGQATLGVSLAVAKPFTGRVVIFGSASGPALVSTQELIFEHHAQLRGLHIGALAAAARAAYRDLLTELDDLIAQGVYTPGSPQMHALDEGPAVLARLEAGSTIGKHGLDPWR
- a CDS encoding short chain dehydrogenase — its product is MRTLVIGATGSIGGVVATTLESRGHEVIRASRNSEPSVDVTDPASVRELFAGLDDLDAVVVAVGSVGFKPLTELTRDDYLAAFTKKTLAQIEVLSQALPHVRDGGSITLTSGVLAREPLATGAAAAMANGALESFVLTAAAEAPRGIRINAVSPDVLANSPGYHAAFPGHRPVTDDEVGTAYVRAVEGVINGRVLAV
- a CDS encoding FAD-dependent oxidoreductase, encoding MSSHSPSRPVAIIGGGIVGSALLYTLAHRGVDAVLLESESALALGASGTNSGVLHTGFDSTPGQLETALILRAARIRPAVLDALGVPVLHTGAELVPHSAEDHETVRALAENAAANGVEVEVRGSDGALLVPGESVSDPVAFALALAASAVAAGARIELEARVTAISPIADGLALETADGRRLEVAAAINAAGLYADEVARLVGDDSFEIYPRKGEFFVFELPDGQTLDRIILPVPTKRTKGVLVFPTLDGKVVAGPTAVDLDDKDDWSVRPEARDEILAKAVQQYPALDGLEPVASYAGLRPAGRGSNYVIGRSEKNDRLINVAAIRSTGLTASLGIADHVAEMLPELGIEVRELRPSTVAATPASDGPWWLRTARHHRTPTL
- a CDS encoding dihydrofolate reductase family protein, with amino-acid sequence MRELVYYVAVTLDGYIAGPNGEFDAFLVEGDHMDAINDRFADTIPTDAAAALGIRQERTEFDTVLMGWNTYAVGGVPSPYRHLRQIVFSRTHTADGENLEVTSEDPRAVVERLKNEEGGAIWLCGGGALAATLADEIDRLVLKRQPLFFGDGIPLFGERPYRPERFDLVESSAFRTGVVVSELVRRREG
- a CDS encoding GntR family transcriptional regulator codes for the protein MSTDPDSSPSARGGEPAYLRIATALRARIESGEFAPGSPLPPERDLCVELGVSRMTLRRALGVLEQDGRVHRDATRGTFVSAPRVQLRLGSFSQEVARAGRNPGAELFWAEERPADAEVATGLGVAPGHRVYALQRLRRSDDEPLAVETTYYRADLVPGLLEGDLSGSLWEEIRRRFDLRLARTSAELEVVVLDAETSAHLGARQAAGGLQLTRRTFIDSGECVEYAVDVYRSDRVSLLIERAVEDE
- a CDS encoding MerR family transcriptional regulator; protein product: MRISEAASISGTSPRSLRYYEDQGLIVPGRTEGGYRDYCAGTVDRVLTIRSLLDSGLPVRLIRRVLQETQGQHVTDEELLRDVQRYRDRLSTRIAALREQEDALDAYLDELESRVDGG